The Manduca sexta isolate Smith_Timp_Sample1 unplaced genomic scaffold, JHU_Msex_v1.0 HiC_scaffold_620, whole genome shotgun sequence region ATGATATCTTATCTGTTCGAGAAATGGGACTACGTTTTGGGATGTTAGATCATACATTAGTCGAATTATATGTAATGacactattataaaaaagtaaatgtacTGACTCTGGTCTGTATGTCTTGTATTGacaagacgtattttatttcgctttccaatataaatttctgatttcatctatttaaagtaatatttatcaaatacaaaacattgctAGGGTCGATTTACCTGTCTATATTGTGGTGCTGCTATACCATTTGCTCCAGCAGGAATGGCAActtcttgaaaaaatattgatagtgCTGTCTGAAACAGAAAACATTCTGAGTAActctagttaataatatatttattttatatattttttaattcaatcacTACGAAATAACAGTTGCTTTAAACCAATACTTATGAAACAGagagtacataatattatattaaaaaattattagttcATTAAGCGCTCCTTCAGTAAAACGGCACGCTAGCCTTGCTTTTAAAAGCTGTGTATTCgaaatttacaatacatttgaaataatacgcataaaattttaaatcttgttAACGGCAAGTATATGTTCATTGTCGAGCAATACTTGTTATGATCCTAGTATCTAAGCCTTACACTAGGGTTAAATTAAGAAGCCTGCTTTGGCATTTATGAGAATGTCTAGccaagaaacaaaaacaatctGCTACATAGTTTTACTTCTTatcttgctaatattataaatgcgaatgtttgtgaaaattgtTGGATGATTATTTCAGTAGATGGCGTTGCTGTCGTGGTGATGGTGATATAGTTTGCTACAGTGATTTAGATACTTTGTAGTGGAAAGGTTTTGTTTGTAACAGctagttacaaatatttattctattgttCACATATAGCAATGAGTATAACTTATGAACTAACtttgaattaatattgtaaaactgTAATGAAATAGTGAATTTAATTCTGAACACTTAATTAAATGCACTGTTTTTACAATGTatgtatagtttttattaatttgaattaatattagttgattcaaattaatatgaataagtTCATGAGTGGTTATTAAGATAAAtcgaaacattaaatttaaaaaaacactttaaaagttaaaaaaacttgcttgaagaaagtatattttaataacattcttGCATGTAGTGTTAGATATTCAATAAGACCGATATATTTCATGTTAAACAAAGAaagttaagaaaataatttgacCCATAACActgtatatttagatatttaattcTCATTACATACTCGTAATTTGTGATGACTAGTGattatttgagatgaataataaCTAATTCAGTTGTTTAAGAATAATGGTGAAATTTTacctgaaataaaaatgaaataactaCCTAAATAAAGAGAGCtactattttttaatgtataattttataacaatctaAACCTTCTGAGAAATGGTAATAAACTCCctgataaaatatgtttcataaataGCATTAAGCTGAAATTAAAAACTAGGTTTGTAGCATTAGATACAATATTGCAGCATAAATCACATGAGAAgcaccaaaaaaatatatttacttattaattacctactatacttttaaaattataaatgagcCTTGTCACATGTATCATTGAAATCACATCAaagaaaattcatatttttggaGGGTacaatgtatgaaaaaaaagatACTTATTACTTTATAGGTGCAaagacagaaaaataatatttttgaacaatatatagcatacaaaataaattaaaagtaaataattatgtgttctaaataaaaaaaaaatatatatagatacactTATAACACCTTAaaccatatataaaatattactctttgttaatttctttgaaatattattactttgatattattaattatcatcacaaacatgtttttaaacaataataattaataccagTCATCTGTTTTTACCATGCCCCAAACCCCAGATTGTTGCTAtggctattttataaatagtgatgtagcttaaataattgtaacattttgtaaatattggtgtattactattaataattttcttatatttatcttgttcaatatttacaaaagttcaataaattacaatgataaagaattttcaatacACACATATTGTCTTTCCACTTATATCcagtttagtaaataaaaaatgcaacatTCCTTTTATGCATTTAAATCACATGATTGCTTGTATTCATGTCAGTGTATATACAACAGACATATTCTCattgagtaaataaaaatagattgttTATAATGTAGCACACACACGCCGCACGCGTATAAGTAGGTGTTATTTGTTATGTGTGCaccatataatttataatcttaatcaGTAAACTTGTCTATGTATGTTTGCTTATTGCGTGTTATTTCGTCAATACCAACATGTCAATACATCTCCCGTGTAACGTAATCATAATCACCGCAGAATAAATAGCACTATTTTGCTACAACAGCGCTCTTTTACATAATTCCATATAGTTATtaggttaatttaaaaatgtcatgATGCCTAAATGAATGCAGTCTGACGACGTTTGAAggctatttgtaaaataaaatagcagcCATTTCATGATTACCTActgtttgtttacataaattataaaattcaccTCAAATTGCCAATGAGCAGCTTGTAGTAATTGCTTAGCTTGTTCTTGTGCACAACCTGCTGCTAGTACGAATTGATTTATCATAACTTGTTCACGTAAAGTTGAATCcatcttattaaaatgaactaaaactataaaactcTGTCCGGTCAGACCGTACAAGAAATAACAAGTAAAGCGATCGAAAAAAAAGTCACAAAGAATGCGCGTTCACTTTGTCAGTGACCATTAACGGGCATTGCTTTTTAATGAGAGAAAAAGAGAGATCCGAATTTGACGCAACTGTCAGTAATACATTCATGTTTTGTCAAATTGCAAGAACCATAGCCGAATAGTGTTGCCAATTATATCGTAAagtaaaaaatcttatttgagatttttttatagttatggctaatatttctatataatgttACTGCTTCACTTGCGTTTAAATACATGAAAaggtatttttacatttaatgttACCTATCTAAAAAGGACTTTTAATTTTTGAGGGATTTTAAGGATAATTCTTATAAAGTTCAGGGTTAAATTTAAATCGACAGTGAAAACACTGGAACTGTCAAAAATGAAGTGTGAAGCAGAGACCAAAAGAATGAAGTGGCaatcaaatacataaaattggatttatttaaaatatttatactttttaatattatacgaAATACGGAAAAGTGCAATATATATCATACTTTCACCATGGTTTTGTAAAAAGGAAGTATTATGGATAGCCCTCATTTGCATCGTAAATTTATCTCGTGGCAATAGAGAAgacagtgaaaataaaaaaaatattaaaacattacatacgGAAGGCACTGAAATATCGAACGCAAAATTACTCAATAATGATTACGATAACAATTATGACAACACTCTATACAAGTTATCAAGGCCGAAGAGGGCGAGCGAAGGGAATGTCACGAGTTCTAGCGAAGCAAGTAATATTGAGACTGTTGAATCTACGTCGCCGAATCCACCTCCAGAAAATGTTAATCCTGTTTATGATATAGGGTCATCTAATTCCTCTCTATTTTCTATCACTCAAGTGAATATTTCGTCGTCGGCAACGCCGAATGTTTCTGTGAATCCGTCAGATGCAGCTCCCCCTACCTGAAAAAAGTTCGGCGGAAGATGAACATAATAGTTCCATGGCAATATTTTTTGTGCTATGCATACTGGCACTCGGAATATTGTTGATTCATCTTATGTTGCAAACAGGATTTTCTTACCTTCCTGAAAGCGTTGTGATTGTTTTCCTTGGTGCACTCATTGGgatgattataaatttaatgtccataaaaaatattgcaaattggCGAAAAGAGGAAGCATTTTCCCCCACTGCTTTTTCTTAGTATTACTTCCCCCAATTATATTTGAATCGGGGTATAATTTGCACAAAGGTAACTTTTTTCAGAACATTGGTTCCATACTGCTATTTGCAATTGTAGGTACAGCTATATCAGCCTTTGTTATTGGAGCTGGAATATATCTACTGGGCTTGGCTCAGGTTGTGTATAAACTTAGTTTTGTAGAATCATTTGCATTTGGTTCTCTGATATCGGCTGTGGATCCTGTGGCCACTGTGGCAATATTTCATGCCCTGGATGTGGACCCTGTTCTGAACATGTTGGTCTTTGGAGAGAGTATACTCAATGACGCTGTGGCGATTGTACTGACAACAGCAGTATTAGATTCAAAGCGACCCCCATATGTCAACAGGAGAAGCTATTCTCTCAGCTATAAACAGGTTCTGGTTGATGTTCTTTGCATCTCGCGAGGGTATTGGGGTGTTATTTGCTCTTGTTAGTGCACTCCTACTTAAACATGTTGATCTGAGGAAGAATCCTTCACTGGAATTTGGCATGATGTTAGTTTTTACTTATGCTCCATATGTGCTTGCTGAGGGAATTCACTTGTCAGGTAAGAATATTTACAacttaaattcattatttaataaaattaattatttactcttattattctttctttgtttaattactGTTTTCTAGCTGATGAGctattcaatatatttgtgtttttctatGAACTGGGCATCTTACAGTTtcagattaatataaaataaaaatatatagattattatatactgtatacttaaggtggtagcttcATTAAGgaattagtaatttaattacgtctagttagtgattagttctcgcgg contains the following coding sequences:
- the LOC119193514 gene encoding LOW QUALITY PROTEIN: sodium/hydrogen exchanger 8-like (The sequence of the model RefSeq protein was modified relative to this genomic sequence to represent the inferred CDS: inserted 1 base in 1 codon; deleted 2 bases in 2 codons) — translated: KYLYFLILYEIRKSAIYIILSPWFCKKEVLWIALICIVNLSRGNREDSENKKNIKTLHTEGTEISNAKLLNNDYDNNYDNTLYKLSRPKRASEGNVTSSSEASNIETVESTSPNPPPENVNPVYDIGSSNSSLFSITQVNISSSATPNVSVNPSDAAPLPEKSSAEDEHNSSMAIFFVLCILALGILLIHLMLQTGFSYLPESVVIVFLGALIGMIINLMSIKNIANWRKEEAFSPTXFFLVLLPPIIFESGYNLHKGNFFQNIGSILLFAIVGTAISAFVIGAGIYLLGLAQVVYKLSFVESFAFGSLISAVDPVATVAIFHALDVDPVLNMLVFGESILNDAVAIVLTTAVLDSSDPHMSTGEAILSAINRFWLMFFASREGIGVLFALVSALLLKHVDLRKNPSLEFGMMLVFTYAPYVLAEGIHLSGIMAILFCGIVMSHYTHFNLSTVTQVTMQQTMRTLAFIAETCVFAYLGLAIFSFRHRVEPALVVWSIVMCLLGRAANIFPLALLCNKFREHKITKKMMFIMWFSGLRGAISYALSLHLGFSDETRHVIITTTLIIVLFTTLFFGGSTMPLLKFLRANKKTKRSRSLRKQKEVSFTKTKEWGQAIDSEHLSEITEEELEVNYSHATRLRGFVRLDMKYLTPFFTRRFTHQELKDCKSQMTDLTNQWYQAIRISNDRETDEEESLQQSSLSNSHSSLQRGV